GGCCCTCGTCTCGCCCGACATGGCCACCTGCGACGATTGCCGGCGGGAACTTCTCGACCCGGCCGACCGCCGATACCGCTACCCCTTCATCAACTGCACGAACTGCGGCCCGCGCTACTCCATCATGCTGGACATTCCCTACGACCGTCCGGCCACGACGATGCGCGGCTTCACCATGTGCGCGGAGTGCCAGGCCGAGTACGACGATCCGGCGGACCGGCGTTTTCACGCCCAGCCGAACGCCTGCCCCGTGTGCGGCCCGCGCCTGGCGCTTCACGGGGCCGACGGCCGGCCTGTCGCGTGCCCCGACGCGGTCGCCGCCGTCCGCGAGGCGCTCCTCGCCGGCCGCATCGTCGCCGTCAAGGGCCTGACGGGGTTTCACCTGGCCGCCGACGCGCGGAGCGACGCCGCCGTCCGCGAACTTCGCCGCCGAAAGGGCCGCGACGAGAAACCGTTCGCCATGATGGCGGCCTCGGCCGAGGCCGTCGCCCGCCGCGCGCGGGTCGGCGAGGCCGAGCGAGCGCTCCTCGAGTCCCGCGAGAGGCCGATCGTCCTGGTGGCGAAGCGGCCGGACCACGACCTTTCGCCCGGCGTCGCCCCGCGGAGCCCCTACTTCGGGTTCATGCTGCCCTACGCGCCCGTCCACTACCTCCTGTTCGAGGACTTGCCCGCCGACTTGTCCGCCATAGCCCAGCGGGCGACGGCGGAAGCCTCGGCGAAGGCGGGCGATTTTCCGCCGATGATCCTGACCAGCGGAAACCTCGCGGAGGAGCCCATCTGCGGCGACAACACGGAGGCCGTCCGCCGCCTCGAGGGCATCGCCGACCTGTTCCTCGTCCACGACCGCCCGATCCAGACCGTGTGCGACGATTCCGTGGCGATGGTCCAGCGGAGTCCCGGCTCCGCCCGGGTCCCGGCGCGCCGGGACTTCGCCGAGGCGACGCCCGGCGCGCCGGGACTGCCTCCGGCGCTCGAGGCCCTGCGCATCGCTTTTGAGCCCGGTCGCCTCGTCGTCGCCACGCGGGTGGGCGGGGGCGTCGGATCGCTCGTCCTGTCGCAGCATCTTGTGGTGGTGCCCACGCCGGACGGCCGGCTTCGGGTCGAAACGGCCGGCGTGCAGGCGGGTTACTTGCCCCTGCCGAGCCGTCTGGCAAATCATCTGGTGCGGGCGCTCAAGGAGCACGTCGATCGGCTCGAAGCCGCGAGGCCCGACGATCCGACCTTGGCCGTCTGGCGCGGCGTGGTCCAGGCGCTCGAGGGGGAACCCGTGTCCCTGGCGGGCAAGAAACTGGGCATCGCCCTGGACGCGGTCCAAATTGAACGTGGGGTCCTGCGCGCGCGGGGCCATCGTGTGGAGCGCTGAAGGGAACGCGCGGGCGGGAGGCGGCGGGGCCGGCGGTTACTCGGCCTCCGTCTCGTCCTGGGCGACGCGGGCGACGGCGACGAGTTTGTCGCCTTCGCCGAGGCGGATGACGCGGACGCCCTGGGTCGCCCGGCCGATGGGGCGAATGCTCTCGGCATCGACGCCGATCCGGACGATCTGGCCCTGCTTTGTGATGAGCATCAGTTCGTCGCCGTCGCGGACGGTCATCATGGCGACGACCTTGCCGTTGCGATCCGTCGTGCGGATGTTGATGAGGCCCTTGCCGCCGCGCCTCTGCGTCCGGTACTCCGAGAACTCAGTCCGCTTCCCGTGACCGTTCTCGCAGACCGTCAGGAGGGTGGCGCTTTTGTCAACGATGGT
This genomic window from Planctomycetota bacterium contains:
- a CDS encoding Sua5/YciO/YrdC/YwlC family protein codes for the protein MARRENRPSAAGPTVRRRVRVRGIVQGVGFRPTVYRLAVERGLGGWVLNDAEGVLIELEGPEAGVDSFVSALARDPPPLARITAIESESLAPLGEREFRIAPSAAGRRVALVSPDMATCDDCRRELLDPADRRYRYPFINCTNCGPRYSIMLDIPYDRPATTMRGFTMCAECQAEYDDPADRRFHAQPNACPVCGPRLALHGADGRPVACPDAVAAVREALLAGRIVAVKGLTGFHLAADARSDAAVRELRRRKGRDEKPFAMMAASAEAVARRARVGEAERALLESRERPIVLVAKRPDHDLSPGVAPRSPYFGFMLPYAPVHYLLFEDLPADLSAIAQRATAEASAKAGDFPPMILTSGNLAEEPICGDNTEAVRRLEGIADLFLVHDRPIQTVCDDSVAMVQRSPGSARVPARRDFAEATPGAPGLPPALEALRIAFEPGRLVVATRVGGGVGSLVLSQHLVVVPTPDGRLRVETAGVQAGYLPLPSRLANHLVRALKEHVDRLEAARPDDPTLAVWRGVVQALEGEPVSLAGKKLGIALDAVQIERGVLRARGHRVER